One genomic window of Manihot esculenta cultivar AM560-2 chromosome 16, M.esculenta_v8, whole genome shotgun sequence includes the following:
- the LOC110603595 gene encoding protein CHROMATIN REMODELING 4 isoform X3 has product MKDSGSTTSKMINRNWVLKRKRKKLLYGRVLANGKEEKLAALESPRSTSAAKRRAKSELSSDLSSSKKKGNDGYYYECVICDLGGNLLCCDSCPSVYHLQCLDPPLKRIPMGKWQCPKCSQKNDPLKSITQLDSISKRARTKVVTANSKAGIKSSDTQKVSQIFGSSILSKRRSSSKGKDVLTFGVKSCEKEADSSLDESTSTKPSDPFLVCVEGTSSCVNADDAKESAVSPPASPADKKSTSHAEETLSHSKLTKSGPNDEASDEKHDFSCYNGSPRSKIVLAIGAASKKDRKRKHELNGDSIKKHRTDRGRRTSKKWESKANNTSSGTSKLHQKRKTGTHRVSESLSENDVGTKSLDAQGKNELPEELVHPSVESGKTGGVMDGTRICEDVILEVQQVDRVLGCRIEDDNSSSSRNISLIATDDLPSKELLIPETQNRGENSNCDIDSDVVVAENLVGGSPGIKQRFDRRESRKNDTRVDKINVYKRSANKDCKGGNVIDLAGKDDKDSGSKGPSDKDQDESTECTEDFAQQHEKVLTENVDVSTKSQDMIEFSKDCEPHLSPETNVREEADMEMKMSGGDEKNVQEPAKIEPACSNNGETTSYEFLVKWVGKSHIHNAWISESRLKVLAKRKLENYKGKYGTAVINICEEKWKQPQRIISLRTSRDGTREAFVKWTGLPYDECTWERVDEPVLSKSPHMIDMFDQLERQTLEKDAMGNDLTKGRGDSHQNEIVTLTEQPKELKGGTLFPHQLEALNWLRKCWNKSKNVILADEMGLGKTVSACAFISSLYFEFKASLPCLVLVPLSTMPNWLAEFALWAPNLNVVEYHGCAKARAIIRQYEWHANDPNKMNKKTASYKFNVLLTTYEMVLADSSYLRGVPWEVLVVDEGHRLKNAESKLFSLLNTFSFQHRVLLTGTPLQNNIGEMYNLLNFLQPASFPSLSSFEEKFNDLTTAEKVEELKKLVAPHMLRRLKKDAMQNIPPKTERMVPVELTSIQAEYYRAMLTKNYQVLRNIGKGVAQQSMLNIVMQLRKICNHPYLIPGTEPDSGSVEFLHEMRIKASAKLTLLHSMLKALYKEGHRVLIFSQMTKLLDILEDYLTIEFGPKTYERVDGSVSVCDRQAAITRFNQDKSRFVFLLSTRSCGLGINLATADTVIIYDSDFNPHADIQAMNRAHRIGQSNRLLVYRLVVRASVEERILQLAKKKLMLDQLFVNKSGSQKEVEDILRWGTEELFGDSSSMIGKDITESNSNKDDAVIDIEQKQRKRGGGLGDVYKDKCTDGGNNIVWDENAIAKLLDRSNLQSGIADVAEMDFENDMLGSVKSVEWNDETAEDQGGVESPPVVAEDICGQNSDRKEDNAVTTAEENEWDRLLRSRWMKYQNEEEAALGRGKRQRKAVSYREAYAPHPSETLSEQSGGEEEREPEPEREYTPAGRALKMKYARLRARQKERLAQRNAIEECCPSEGLPLPDLLPQPQFPPTNERDKDHAKGLFQAVGEKSSVFEVEDNKFPPPSDTPKSKADSTLRLGRVSKHKMSSHLDLSVNSHDYPSPDINIPSQQNQGMGHANYNLLPVLGLCAPNANLFDSSHRKSSRSNSRQSKPANGPEFPFILPPSSRTSIETDLKRQEINASAEVLQKHLKSSLSDGWLPFSPCPPTVPQGRTSDGFESSSFTEFQEKMSIPNLPFDEKLLPRVSVPAKSMPISYPDLLPSLSLGGRLEAVNDSMRDLPAMPLLPGLKFPSQDVPIYNQLDKEVLPVLGLGQMPTNLPPFPENHRKVLENIMIRTGSGSSNFYRKKLRTDGWSEDELDFLWIGVRRHGRGNWDAMLRDPRLKFSKYKTTEDLAARWEEEQLKILDAPPFSGPKASKLAQSSRSCLFPSVPEGMMARALNGSRLVTPPKFHSHLTDMKLGFGDPSSSLPHFEPSDQLSLQNEHFGPIPSWNLDKFRTNFAGDSTAGPSSNFSSEMPFLLNSFGASNLGSLGLNGCSSFDLHREEENGNMKYGKLPCLLDRSLTILRDSQNNIGNGESSSALFPDHNCGIYISHSKGKEVVGSSSSKNKLPHWLREAVHAPAKLPEPELPPTVSAIAQSVRVLYGESKPNIPPFVIPGPPPTQPKDPRRTLKKKKKRRSHMFRQFPQDIAGSMQNFKSSIPGCIVASSSAQPVPTFQLPPSLIPGTSGHAWNESDPNFPNKHMLHSLTSSSFLNLSKKTSMGLSPSSEVLQLVASCVAPGPHLPSTSGLTSSSFLDSKLPLPKSVNHVECLNSGGAVQKNMDMQSLPPDAQVMLPENKTNQPDSGDSSKTQTEQPDVEVISSEGTVSDHPVSEHEP; this is encoded by the exons ATGAAGGATAGTGGCTCCACGACTAGCAAAATGATAAACAGAAATTGGGTCTTGAAGCGCAAGCGGAAAAAGCTTTTGTATGGACGAGTCCTTGCCAATGGTAAAGAAGAGAAGTTAGCAGCCTTGGAGTCTCCCAGGAGTACTTCGGCTGCTAAACGAAGAGCCAAGAGTGAATTAAGTTCTGATTTATCTTCATCCAAGAAGAAAGGAAATGATGGG TATTACTATGAATGCGTGATCTGTGACCTTGGTGGCAACTTGTTGTGTTGTGATAGCTGTCCAAGCGTCTACCATCTTCAGTGCCTTGATCCACCTCTTAAG CGCATCCCAATGGGGAAGTGGCAATGTCCAAAGTGCTCTCAGAAGAATGATCCACTTAAGTCCATTACCCAACTGGATTCCATTTCAAAGCGGGCTAGAACAAAAGTTGTTACAGCAAATTCTAAGGCTGGAATTAAGTCATCTGACACTCAAAAAGTATCCCAGATATTTGGAAGCTCCATTCTCTCCAAACGAAGGTCCTCTAGCAAAGGGAAAGATGTGTTAACTTTTGGAGTTAAATCCTGTGAAAAGGAAGCAGATTCTTCCTTGGATGAATCTACTAGTACCAAGCCAAGTGATCCATTCCTAGTCTGTGTAGAGGGTACCTCATCATGTGTGAATGCTGATGATGCAAAGGAATCTGCAGTGTCTCCACCTGCATCACCTGCAGACAAGAAGTCAACTTCTCATGCTGAGGAGACTTTATCTCATTCTAAACTTACAAAATCTGGGCCAAATGATGAAGCATCTGATGAAAAGCATGACTTTTCTTGTTACAATGGATCTCCAAGAAGCAAAATTGTACTTGCAATTGGTGCTGCCTCTAAGAAagatagaaaaagaaaacatgAACTCAATGGGGACAGCATAAAGAAGCATAGGACTGACAGGGGCAGACGAACTTCTAAGAAATGGGAATCAAAAGCCAATAATACATCCTCTGGAACTAGTAAATTGCACCAGAAAAGGAAAACTGGCACTCACAGAGTTTCTGAATCTTTATCAGAGAATGATGTTGGAACCAAGAGCTTAGATGCACAGGGAAAGAATGAG CTTCCTGAGGAACTTGTGCACCCATCAGTTGAGTCGGGTAAGACTGGCGGGGTTATGGATGGAACACGAATATGTGAAGATGTTATCCTTGAAGTTCAACAG GTTGATCGGGTTTTGGGATGTcgaattgaagatgataattCTAGCTCTTCCCGTAATATCTCTTTGATTGCTACAGATGACCTGCCTTCTAAGGAGTTGCTTATTCCAGAAACACAAAATAGAGGGGAAAATTCTAATTGTGATATTGATTCAGATGTAGTAGTTGCTGAAAATCTTGTCGGGGGCTCTCCAGGCATCAAGCAAAGATTTGATAGGAGAGAAAGCAGGAAGAATGACACTAGAGTGGATAAAATAAATGTATATAAAAGATCTGCTAACAAAGATTGTAAAGGAGGAAATGTCATTGATTTAGCAGGGAAAGATGACAAGGATTCAGGTTCCAAAGGCCCAAGTGATAAAGATCAAGATGAGTCCACAGAATGCACAGAAGATTTTGCACAACAACATGAAAAGGTGCTGACAGAAAATGTTGATGTTTCTACCAAAAGTCAAGATATGATTGAATTTTCCAAAGATTGTGAACCACATTTATCTCCTGAAACCAATGTTAGAGAAGAAGCAGATATGGAAATGAAAATGAGTGGTGGTGATGAAAAAAATGTTCAGGAGCCTGCCAAGATTGAACCAGCATGTAGTAATAATGGGGAGACAACATCATATGAATTCTTAGTTAAATGGGTAGGGAAGTCTCATATACACAATGCTTGGATTTCTGAATCTCGGCTGAAAGTTCTTGCAAAGAGAAAGCTAGAAAATTACAAGGGAAAGTATGGAACAGCTGTGATAAATATATGTGAGGAAAAGTGGAAGCAGCCTCAGCGTATAATTTCTCTCCGTACTTCCAGAGATGGTACACGGGAAGCTTTTGTGAAATGGACTGGTCTACCTTATGATGAATGCACTTGGGAAAGAGTGGATGAACCTGTTCTGTCAAAATCTCCACATATgattgatatgtttgatcaGTTAGAACGGCAAACACTGGAAAAAGATGCTATGGGGAATGATCTGACAAAGGGGAGGGGTGATAGTCATCAAAATGAGATTGTTACTCTTACAGAGCAGCCTAAGGAACTAAAAGGAGGCACATTGTTTCCCCATCAGCTTGAAGCGTTGAATTGGTTGCGTAAATGCTGGAACAAATCCAAAAATGTGATCCTTGCTGATGAGATGGGGCTTGGGAAAACAGTATCTGCTTGTGCCTTTATTTCATCACTATATTTTGAGTTTAAAGCTTCTTTGCCTTGTTTGGTCTTAGTTCCGCTTTCCACTATGCCAAATTGGCTAGCTGAGTTTGCATTATGGGCTCCTAACTTAAATGTTGTGGAATATCATGGGTGTGCAAAAGCAAGGGCCATAATTCGCCAATATGAATGGCATGCTAATGATCCAAATAAGATGAATAAGAAAACTGCTTCTTACAAATTTAATGTTCTTTTAACTACTTATGAAATGGTTCTTGCTGATTCCTCCTATTTGCGTGGAGTTCCCTGGGAAGTGCTTGTGGTTGATGAGGGTCACCGTCTAAAGAATGCTGAAAGCAAGCTGTTCAGCTTGCTCAATACATTTTCTTTTCAACATCGTGTTCTCTTGACTGGTACCcctcttcaaaataacattgGTGAAATGTACAATTTACTTAATTTCTTACAGCCAGCTTCATTCCCTTCTCTATCTTCATTTGAGGAGAAATTTAATGATCTTACCACTGCTGAAAAAGTGGAAGAATTGAAAAAACTTGTTGCTCCACATATGCTTCGACGGCTTAAAAAGGATGCGATGCAAAATATCCCTCCCAAGACAGAAAGAATGGTTCCTGTTGAGTTGACTTCTATCCAAGCTGAATACTACCGTGCAATGCTGACAAAGAACTATCAGGTATTACGGAACATTGGAAAAGGGGTTGCTCAGCAATCAATGCTGAACATTGTAATGCAGTTGAGAAAGATTTGCAATCATCCCTACCTCATACCAGGTACTGAGCCTGATTCTGGGTCAGTAGAATTCCTTCATGAAATGCGAATAAAAGCTTCAGCCAAGTTGACTCTGCTGCATtccatgctaaaagcattataCAAGGAAGGTCATAGAGTTCTTATTTTCTCTCAGATGACTAAACTTCTAGATATACTTGAAGATTATTTAACTATAGAGTTTGGGCCCAAAACATATGAGAGAGTGGACGGATCTGTATCTGTCTGTGATCGTCAGGCAGCAATTACACGTTTCAACCAAGACAAAAGCAGATTTGTGTTCTTGTTATCAACACGCTCGTGTGGCCTTGGAATCAATCTGGCAACAGCTGACACTGTCATTATTTATGATTCTGATTTCAACCCGCATGCTGATATCCAAGCTATGAACCGGGCGCATCGCATTGGACAATCGAATAGACTTTTGGTATATCGGCTTGTTGTTCGTGCCAGTGTTGAGGAGCGCATCTTGCAGCTTGCTAAAAAGAAATTGATGCTTGACCAGCTTTTCGTGAATAAGTCTGGATCGCAGAAGGAAGTGGAAGATATTCTACGATGGGGAACAGAGGAACTTTTTGGTGATTCTTCtagcatgattgggaaagataTTACTGAAAGTAATAGCAACAAAGATGATGCAGTAATAGATATAGAGCAAAAGCAGAGGAAAAGGGGTGGTGGGCTTGGGGATGTGTACAAGGATAAATGTACAGATGGTGGCAACAATATTGTCTGGGATGAAAACGCAATTGCAAAATTGCTTGATCGTTCAAACCTTCAGTCTGGGATAGCTGATGTTGCTGAAATGGATTTTGAGAATGACATGCTTGGATCCGTCAAG TCTGTGGAATGGAATGATGAAACAGCAGAAGATCAAGGTGGGGTTGAATCACCTCCTGTTGTGGCTGAAGATATTTGTGGACAAAATTCAGACAGAAAAGAGGATAATGCAGTGACTACCGCTGAAGAAAATGAATGGGACAGGCTTCTGCGCTCAAG GTGGATGAAATATCAAAATGAGGAGGAAGCAGCACTTGGTCGAGGGAAGCGCCAGAGGAAAGCTGTTTCTTACAGGGAAGCATATGCTCCACATCCAAGTGAAACATTGAGTGAG CAGAGTGGTGGTGAAGAGGAACGGGAGCCAGAGCCAGAGAGGGAATATACACCAGCTGGACGAGCATTGAAAATGAAGTA TGCTAGGCTTCGTGCTAGACAAAAAGAACGGCTTGCTCAGCGCAATGCTATTGAAGAATGCTGCCCCAGTGAGGGTCTTCCTTTACCTGACTTACTGCCTCAGCCTCAATTTCCTCCCACCAATGAGAGAGACAAGGATCACGCAAAGGGTTTATTTCAAGCAGTGGGAGAAAAGTCTTCAGTATTTGAAGTCGAGGATAATAAATTTCCCCCTCCATCTGATACACCAAAGAGCAAGGCTGATTCAACCTTAAGGCTGGGTCGGGTATCAAAGCATAAAATGAGCAGTCATCTGGACCTTTCGGTTAATTCTCACGATTACCCTTCTCCTGACATCAACATTCCAAGTCAACAAAATCAGGGCATGGGCCATGCAAACTACAACTTGTTACCAGTTCTGGGTCTGTGTGCTCCCAATGCCAATCTGTTTGATTCATCACACAGGAAGTCATCAAGATCCAATAGTAGACAGAGCAAGCCAGCAAATGGACCAGAGTTTCCTTTTATTCTACCTCCTTCCTCTAGAACTTCAATTGAGACAGATTTAAAACGGCAGGAGATCAATGCATCAGCAGAAGTCTTGCAAAAGCACCTTAAAAGTAGCCTATCAGATGGTTGGCTCCCGTTTAGTCCG TGTCCTCCAACTGTCCCACAAGGGAGGACTTCTGATGGTTTTGAGAGTTCTAGTTTTACGGAGTTCCAAGAAAAAATGTCGATTCCAAATTTACCTTTTGATGAGAAATTGCTGCCCAGAGTCTCAGTTCCTGCTAAAAGCATGCCAATCTCATACCCGGACTTATTACCTAGCCTATCACTTGGAGGCAGACTTGAAGCTGTAAATGACTCTATGCGAGACCTTCCAGCAATGCCTTTGTTGCCCGGTTTGAAATTCCCCTCTCAGGATGTACCAATTTACAATCAGCTAGACAAGGAAGTACTGCCCGTGCTGGGTTTGGGTCAGATGCCAACTAACCTTCCACCATTTCCTGAAAACCACAGGAAGGTACTTGAAAACATAATGATTAGGACTGGGTCTGGATCAAGTAACTTCTATAGAAAGAAATTGAGAACAGATGGCTGGTCTGAAGATGAACTTGATTTTCTATGGATTGGTGTTCGAAGACATGGTAGAGGTAATTGGGATGCAATGCTTAGAGACCCCAGGTTAAAATTTTCCAAGTATAAAACTACAGAAGATTTGGCTGCTAGGTGGGAGGAGGAACAACTGAAGATCTTGGATGCGCCCCCTTTCTCAGGGCCAAAGGCAAGTAAGCTGGCACAATCTTCCAGATCGTGCTTGTTCCCAAGTGTTCCTGAGGGAATGATGGCACGGGCGTTGAATGGTAGTCGACTTGTTACACCACCGAAATTTCACTCTCATTTGACGGACATGAAACTGGGCTTTGGTGACCCGTCTTCGAGTCTGCCGCATTTTGAGCCATCAGATCAACTTAGTTTGCAGAATGAGCATTTTGGGCCTATTCCAAGTTGGAATCTTGACAAATTTCGCACAAATTTTGCTGGAGATTCTACTGCAGGACCCTCTTCAAATTTTTCTAGTGAAATGCCATTTCTTCTCAATTCATTTGGAGCTAGCAACTTAGGCTCTCTGGGTTTGAATGGCTGTAGCAGCTTTGATTTACATCGGGAGGAGGAAAATGGCAACATGAAGTATGGGAAGTTGCCCTGTCTTCTGGATAGGTCATTAACTATATTGCGTGATTCTCAGAATAACATTGGAAATGGGGAATCTAGTTCAGCTTTATTCCCAGATCATAACTGTGGGATATATATTTCACATTCAAAGGGTAAAGAAGTAGTTGGAAGCAGTTCTTCAAAGAATAAGCTACCCCATTGGCTTAGGGAAGCTGTACATGCTCCTGCTAAACTGCCAGAACCAGAGCTGCCACCCACTGTATCAGCTATAGCTCAATCAGTTCGTGTACTATATGGAGAAAGTAAGCCAAACATTCCTCCTTTTGTTATACCGGGTCCACCTCCAACCCAACCAAAGGATCCAAGGCGGActctgaagaagaaaaagaagcggAGATCACATATGTTCAGGCAGTTTCCTCAAGACATTGCAGGAAGCATGCAGAATTTTAAAAGCAGCATTCCAGGTTGCATTGTTGCTTCGTCCTCTGCTCAGCCAGTCCCAACATTTCAACTGCCTCCCTCTTTAATTCCTGGAACTTCAGGACATGCATGGAACGAATCTGACCCAAATTTTCCTAATAAGCACATGCTACACTCCCTAACATCGTCTTCGTTTTTAAATCTATCAAAGAAAACAAGCATGGGCTTGTCCCCATCTTCTGAAGTGCTTCAACTGGTAGCTTCCTGTGTGGCCCCAGGCCCACATTTGCCATCTACTTCGGGCCTGACAAGCTCTAGCTTTCTTGACAGCAAGCTTCCCTTGCCGAAATCTGTCAACCATGTAGAATGTTTGAATTCAGGAGGTGCTGTGCAGAAAAATATGGATATGCAGAGCTTGCCCCCCGATGCACAGGTCATGCTCCCAGAAAACAAAACGAACCAACCTGATAGTGGTGATTCTAGCAAGACTCAGACTGAACAGCCTGATGTAGAGGTGATATCGTCCGAGGGAACTGTATCAGATCACCCTGTGAGTGAGCATGAGCCATAG